One stretch of Streptomyces zhihengii DNA includes these proteins:
- a CDS encoding beta-glucanase: MSSDAPFFTADFTSTAQWVAGRSWAYPEGGPRNRSDNKLDHLTDDPAYSREGVFRATRRDDGYWDTGLLTTEESEEGFALRSGDVLETRVRLPEETGAWPAVWTWRDGGNEVDVFEYHPDNPGLLELTNHVRGGQRYFSDPRIRPGAQVDLRVEFGSGSVVWWVNGRRVFADGRGVGRRWRAYIIVNLSVCAGRYHPAPDEDVTEMSYAVEYLRVHRRR; the protein is encoded by the coding sequence GTGAGCAGCGACGCACCGTTCTTCACCGCCGACTTCACTTCGACCGCCCAGTGGGTTGCGGGCCGGTCATGGGCCTATCCCGAGGGAGGCCCGCGCAATCGCTCCGACAACAAACTGGACCATCTCACCGACGATCCCGCGTACAGCCGGGAAGGCGTCTTCCGCGCCACCCGGCGTGACGACGGCTACTGGGACACCGGACTGCTGACCACCGAGGAGAGCGAGGAGGGCTTCGCCCTGCGCTCCGGCGACGTGCTGGAGACACGGGTGCGGCTGCCCGAGGAGACCGGCGCCTGGCCCGCGGTGTGGACCTGGCGCGACGGGGGCAACGAGGTGGACGTCTTCGAGTACCACCCGGACAACCCCGGCCTGCTGGAGCTGACCAACCATGTACGGGGCGGCCAGCGGTACTTCAGCGACCCCCGGATCCGGCCCGGCGCGCAGGTGGACCTGCGGGTCGAGTTCGGGTCGGGCTCGGTCGTCTGGTGGGTCAACGGCAGACGCGTGTTCGCCGACGGCCGCGGTGTGGGCCGTCGCTGGCGGGCGTACATCATCGTGAACCTCTCGGTGTGCGCGGGGCGTTACCACCCGGCACCCGACGAGGACGTCACGGAGATGTCGTACGCCGTGGAGTATCTGCGGGTCCACCGGCGCCGTTGA
- a CDS encoding HNH endonuclease — protein MTTHRLRTPRVLALVSLLAALCLAPPAPAGAAEVVPLADAVGRVPVVPEQAGAAPGPDAFPHWNAGLVPDDGCDTRAEVLLAEAVEVPAAGPGCRLTGGRWAPYTGGGQITGADAAVVAHTVPPAEAWESGAAAWPAARREAYANDQGAPQPLTVLTTGTHRARGDRDPADWIPAEPSAHCRYIAEWVATKLRWGLDADTAEMEAMKVFAEGPCEDTVVHYTVVPATA, from the coding sequence ATGACCACACACCGGTTGCGCACGCCGCGCGTGCTCGCCCTCGTCTCCCTCCTCGCCGCCCTCTGCCTGGCCCCGCCCGCTCCCGCCGGGGCGGCCGAGGTCGTGCCGCTCGCCGACGCCGTCGGCCGGGTCCCCGTCGTGCCCGAGCAGGCGGGGGCCGCCCCCGGCCCGGACGCCTTCCCGCACTGGAACGCCGGCCTGGTGCCCGACGACGGGTGCGACACCCGCGCCGAGGTCCTGCTCGCCGAGGCCGTCGAGGTACCGGCCGCCGGCCCCGGCTGCCGCCTCACGGGCGGACGCTGGGCCCCGTACACCGGGGGCGGACAGATCACCGGCGCCGACGCGGCGGTGGTCGCCCACACCGTCCCGCCCGCCGAGGCGTGGGAGTCCGGCGCCGCCGCCTGGCCCGCCGCGCGCCGCGAGGCGTACGCGAACGACCAGGGCGCGCCCCAGCCCCTCACCGTGCTCACCACCGGGACCCACCGGGCCCGGGGCGACCGCGACCCCGCCGACTGGATCCCCGCGGAGCCGTCCGCCCACTGCCGCTACATCGCCGAGTGGGTCGCCACCAAGCTGCGCTGGGGGCTGGACGCCGACACCGCGGAGATGGAGGCGATGAAGGTCTTCGCCGAAGGGCCGTGCGAGGACACGGTCGTCCACTACACGGTCGTCCCGGCCACCGCCTGA
- a CDS encoding FAD-dependent oxidoreductase, whose amino-acid sequence MDDALGKGSARRGAGGRRHAVVVGGSLAGLLAAHVLAEHAERVTIVERDRLPDEPGVRPGVPQGRHVHVLLEGGQLALDALLPGFMAGLRAAGAPRVGMPSDMVQWQGGRWFRRTEATTHIYTGSRGQVEHLVRARVLANPLISVLGSTEAVGLAGDARRVRGLLVRERGAGADAEPRTLEADLVVDASGRGTRADRWLSAIGAEPPEEETIDTGLAYASRLYRNTSDHLGTGALGYYVYPSADQVYSGGVLPLEDGRHLVILAGLRGDEPPTDEEGFTAYAARFPHPFIHEWMKEAVPESAPFGFRRTSNVRRRYDRPGRRPAGFLATGDALCTFNPIYGQGMAVAAMSAVALRDALADPRRVPTTRRVQRALFEASRQAWDISAGADRAMPGAAGSAVATRVVDRPAGWYLGRVQQRYPGDPVIGPAFRSVLTLTSPVSALFAPQVVRAALFGPVAETPSGPPLEREAPTG is encoded by the coding sequence ATGGACGACGCACTGGGGAAGGGCTCCGCCCGGCGGGGCGCGGGCGGGCGGCGGCACGCGGTCGTCGTCGGCGGAAGTCTCGCGGGGCTGCTGGCCGCGCACGTGCTGGCCGAGCACGCGGAGAGGGTGACGATCGTCGAACGCGACCGCCTCCCGGACGAGCCCGGTGTGCGCCCCGGCGTCCCGCAGGGCCGGCACGTCCATGTGCTGCTGGAGGGCGGGCAGCTGGCGCTCGACGCGCTGCTGCCGGGCTTCATGGCCGGACTGCGGGCGGCGGGCGCGCCGCGGGTGGGCATGCCGTCGGACATGGTCCAGTGGCAGGGCGGCCGGTGGTTCCGGCGCACGGAGGCGACGACGCACATCTACACCGGGTCCCGGGGGCAGGTGGAGCATCTGGTGCGGGCGCGGGTGCTCGCCAACCCGCTGATCTCGGTGCTCGGCTCGACCGAGGCCGTGGGACTCGCGGGCGACGCCCGCCGGGTGCGCGGTCTGCTGGTCCGCGAGCGCGGTGCCGGCGCGGACGCCGAGCCCCGCACGCTGGAGGCGGACCTGGTGGTGGACGCCTCCGGGCGCGGCACCCGGGCGGACCGGTGGCTGTCGGCGATCGGGGCGGAGCCGCCGGAGGAGGAGACCATCGACACCGGACTCGCCTACGCCTCGCGGCTCTACCGCAACACGAGCGACCACCTCGGCACCGGGGCGCTCGGCTACTACGTCTACCCCAGCGCCGACCAGGTCTACAGCGGCGGGGTGCTGCCGCTGGAGGACGGGCGCCACCTGGTGATCCTCGCGGGGCTGCGCGGCGACGAACCGCCCACCGACGAGGAGGGGTTCACGGCGTACGCGGCCCGTTTCCCGCACCCGTTCATCCATGAGTGGATGAAGGAGGCCGTGCCGGAGTCGGCGCCGTTCGGGTTCCGCCGGACGTCCAACGTCCGCCGCCGCTACGACCGTCCGGGCCGCCGGCCGGCGGGCTTCCTCGCGACGGGCGACGCGCTGTGCACGTTCAACCCGATCTACGGGCAGGGCATGGCGGTGGCGGCGATGAGCGCGGTGGCGCTGCGGGACGCGCTGGCCGACCCGCGCCGCGTCCCGACGACCCGGCGGGTGCAGCGCGCCCTCTTCGAGGCGTCGCGCCAGGCGTGGGACATCTCGGCGGGCGCGGACCGCGCGATGCCGGGCGCGGCGGGCAGCGCGGTCGCCACCCGCGTGGTCGACCGGCCGGCGGGCTGGTACCTCGGGCGGGTCCAGCAGCGGTACCCGGGGGACCCGGTGATCGGCCCGGCGTTCCGCTCGGTGCTCACCCTGACCTCCCCGGTGAGCGCCCTGTTCGCGCCGCAGGTGGTGCGCGCGGCGCTCTTCGGCCCGGTCGCGGAGACCCCCTCCGGCCCGCCCCTGGAGCGCGAGGCGCCGACGGGGTGA
- a CDS encoding PP2C family protein-serine/threonine phosphatase produces MTWRRHPRSASADDLLTALGRLTDRARKTAEIQKARVELAEVLQRSMLPSDLPEVAGLRVAARYAPARNGLDIGGDWYDGFLLPDGSLGLSIGDVQGHDVEAAAVMGQIRIGLRAVATATVDPGEILGRANDLLLSVDQGLFATCSFLRFDPATGVVESARAGHVPAVWASGEGCGIVEDETGVPLGIVPGEVYPVVRRRLTEGDALVLVTDGVVEGPAFPIEAGLGAVSELVGRAVRERVSAGGLAAGVMGLTALTDHTDDAAVLVLMGAAEAAVPE; encoded by the coding sequence ATGACCTGGCGGCGTCATCCGCGGTCGGCCTCCGCCGACGACCTGCTCACCGCCCTCGGCAGGCTCACGGACCGGGCGCGCAAGACCGCCGAGATCCAGAAGGCCCGGGTCGAGCTGGCCGAGGTCCTCCAGCGGTCCATGCTCCCCAGCGACCTGCCCGAAGTGGCGGGCCTGCGGGTGGCCGCCCGCTACGCACCCGCCCGCAACGGGCTCGACATCGGCGGCGACTGGTACGACGGCTTCCTGCTCCCCGACGGCTCGCTGGGCCTGTCCATCGGCGACGTGCAGGGCCACGACGTCGAGGCGGCCGCCGTGATGGGGCAGATCCGCATCGGTCTGCGCGCCGTCGCGACCGCCACCGTGGACCCCGGCGAGATCCTGGGCCGGGCCAACGACCTGCTGCTCTCCGTGGACCAGGGCCTCTTCGCCACCTGCAGCTTCCTGCGGTTCGACCCGGCGACCGGCGTGGTGGAGAGCGCCCGCGCCGGGCACGTGCCGGCCGTCTGGGCGTCCGGTGAGGGGTGCGGGATCGTCGAGGACGAGACCGGGGTCCCGCTGGGCATCGTGCCCGGCGAGGTCTACCCCGTGGTCCGCCGCAGGCTCACGGAGGGCGATGCCCTCGTCCTGGTGACCGACGGGGTGGTCGAAGGGCCCGCCTTCCCGATCGAGGCGGGCCTCGGCGCGGTGTCGGAACTGGTCGGCCGGGCGGTCCGTGAGCGCGTGTCCGCCGGCGGCCTCGCGGCCGGGGTGATGGGCCTCACGGCGCTCACCGACCACACCGACGACGCCGCCGTCCTGGTGCTCATGGGCGCCGCGGAGGCCGCCGTCCCGGAGTGA
- a CDS encoding MASE1 domain-containing protein: MIRSEQLRRPAAAALRILAVAGAYWLGGRIGFTERVVVDGSVVTPLWPPTGIALAALLWMGLSVWPGIVIGALATIATISSVSVDALAILAGNTLAPVAAYLMLRIADFRPALDRLRDGVALVFLGALAGMLISATAGAGTLVMSGSLAPDDFWPIWAAWWAGDAMGVLVVTPMLLVLRSAGRPAANRDFWWTEAVVLALVTFAVAWFATRTESALLFLVFPVLIWAALRYQLAGSAPCTLVVSVLAVTAATSGQGPFEGRSMLETMALLQALNGAAALTGLLLGALVTEQRAVRRRIEEACVALADVVDQLAPGETAHLWPLPGGPYPERGEERRR; the protein is encoded by the coding sequence GTGATCCGCAGCGAGCAACTGAGACGTCCGGCCGCAGCGGCGCTGCGCATCCTCGCCGTCGCCGGCGCCTACTGGCTGGGCGGGCGCATCGGCTTCACCGAGCGGGTGGTCGTCGACGGCTCCGTCGTCACACCGCTGTGGCCGCCCACCGGCATCGCGCTGGCCGCGCTGCTGTGGATGGGCCTGTCGGTGTGGCCGGGCATCGTGATCGGGGCGCTCGCCACCATCGCGACGATCAGCTCGGTGAGCGTCGACGCCCTCGCCATCCTCGCCGGGAACACGCTCGCACCCGTGGCGGCGTACCTGATGCTGCGGATCGCGGACTTCCGGCCCGCGCTGGACCGGCTGCGGGACGGTGTGGCGCTGGTGTTCCTCGGCGCGCTCGCCGGGATGCTGATCAGCGCCACCGCGGGCGCGGGCACCCTGGTCATGAGCGGCTCGCTGGCGCCGGACGACTTCTGGCCCATCTGGGCCGCCTGGTGGGCCGGGGACGCCATGGGCGTCCTCGTGGTCACCCCGATGCTGCTGGTGCTGCGCAGCGCGGGGCGGCCGGCGGCGAACCGGGACTTCTGGTGGACCGAGGCGGTGGTGCTCGCCCTGGTGACTTTTGCGGTGGCCTGGTTCGCCACCCGCACCGAGTCGGCCCTGCTCTTCCTGGTGTTCCCGGTGCTGATCTGGGCGGCGCTGCGCTACCAGCTCGCCGGCTCCGCGCCCTGCACCCTGGTGGTCTCGGTCCTCGCGGTCACCGCCGCCACCTCCGGACAGGGCCCCTTCGAGGGCCGCTCGATGCTGGAGACGATGGCCCTCCTCCAGGCGCTCAACGGCGCCGCCGCGCTCACCGGGCTGCTGCTGGGGGCCCTGGTCACCGAGCAGCGGGCGGTGCGCCGGAGGATCGAGGAGGCGTGCGTGGCGCTGGCCGACGTCGTCGACCAGCTCGCGCCCGGGGAGACCGCCCACCTGTGGCCGCTGCCCGGCGGCCCGTACCCCGAGCGTGGCGAGGAGCGCCGCCGCTGA
- a CDS encoding PP2C family protein-serine/threonine phosphatase produces the protein MTLPQSPDVASLKALVRREIETLRTEVGRRAAAAPIPREADRAVAADLAQECACGLGTGPSHSCRDGGEDHDPWACLCATLPAVPVSAALLSPVRGPDGGIADFLIRAGNHVRSAEWLPSPDQQVGRLFTEARPGVAAGGLIAALAEVVETGRALTGRVVDYTEEREGGLRRAQLVHYAASCDGQVLTTWHAVRDQAEMLTIDAQHLASMGWGRWDLLSGAVTWSEGMQRIFRSDPALPWTLLELCDALVPADSGPFGEFLSSVLAGEEPAWTRVRFTVLGEERTVDLLGRPVTDTDGRSWAIQILAHDLTPQMRSRRRVVEKQGEADQLRQQAAAERHVAGALREALLPSYSEGLAGLGLTAAAAYLPAEQDAAVGGDWFKCRPLANGRALIAIGDASGHGLDAVARMAQQRYAVAGLAQTGADAGAVTTWLNELVAGDWAVDTATVAICLYDRDRVLRWASAGHPAPLLLRGERAFPLPTGHRGPLLGALSGHPYETAEFPMLPGDVLLLYTDGVVERRGQDIEVGIDQLTASLADCRGVSPRSVVDRLAEEYVRSAHDDDACLLAVRFD, from the coding sequence ATGACGCTGCCCCAGTCCCCGGACGTCGCCTCGCTCAAGGCCCTCGTGCGGCGCGAGATCGAGACCCTGCGCACCGAGGTGGGCCGGCGCGCCGCCGCGGCCCCCATCCCCCGGGAAGCCGACCGGGCCGTCGCCGCGGACCTCGCGCAGGAGTGCGCCTGCGGCCTGGGCACCGGCCCCTCCCACAGCTGCCGGGACGGGGGCGAGGACCACGACCCGTGGGCCTGCCTGTGCGCCACGCTGCCCGCCGTGCCGGTCTCCGCCGCGCTGCTCTCCCCCGTGCGCGGCCCGGACGGCGGCATCGCCGACTTCCTCATCCGGGCCGGCAACCACGTGCGCTCGGCCGAATGGCTGCCCTCCCCCGACCAGCAGGTCGGACGGCTCTTCACCGAGGCCCGGCCGGGCGTCGCGGCGGGCGGCCTGATCGCCGCGCTGGCCGAGGTGGTCGAGACGGGGCGCGCCCTGACCGGCCGGGTCGTCGACTACACCGAGGAGCGCGAGGGCGGGCTGCGGCGGGCGCAGCTCGTGCACTACGCGGCCTCCTGCGACGGGCAGGTGCTGACGACCTGGCACGCCGTGCGCGACCAGGCCGAGATGCTCACCATCGACGCCCAGCACCTGGCCTCGATGGGCTGGGGACGCTGGGACCTGCTCTCGGGCGCCGTCACCTGGTCCGAGGGCATGCAGCGGATCTTCCGCAGCGATCCCGCGCTGCCGTGGACGCTGCTGGAGCTGTGCGACGCGCTGGTCCCCGCCGACTCCGGGCCGTTCGGCGAGTTCCTCTCGTCCGTCCTGGCGGGCGAGGAGCCGGCCTGGACCCGGGTGCGGTTCACCGTGCTCGGCGAGGAGCGCACGGTCGACCTGCTGGGACGGCCCGTCACGGACACCGACGGCCGGTCCTGGGCCATCCAGATCCTGGCGCACGACCTCACCCCGCAGATGCGCAGCCGGCGCCGGGTGGTGGAGAAGCAGGGCGAGGCGGACCAGTTGCGGCAGCAGGCGGCGGCCGAGCGGCATGTGGCCGGTGCGCTGCGCGAGGCGCTGCTGCCGTCGTACTCGGAAGGGCTCGCCGGTCTCGGGCTGACGGCGGCCGCCGCCTATCTGCCGGCCGAGCAGGACGCGGCGGTCGGCGGCGACTGGTTCAAGTGCCGGCCGCTGGCGAACGGGCGGGCACTGATCGCCATCGGGGACGCGAGCGGGCACGGTCTGGACGCCGTGGCGCGGATGGCCCAGCAGCGGTACGCGGTGGCCGGCCTCGCGCAGACCGGGGCCGACGCCGGGGCCGTCACGACCTGGCTCAACGAGCTGGTGGCGGGCGACTGGGCGGTGGACACGGCGACGGTGGCGATCTGCCTCTACGACCGGGACCGGGTGCTGCGCTGGGCCAGCGCGGGTCACCCCGCTCCCCTGCTGCTGCGCGGCGAACGCGCGTTCCCCCTGCCGACCGGTCACCGGGGGCCGCTGCTGGGGGCGCTGTCCGGACACCCGTACGAGACCGCCGAGTTCCCGATGCTGCCGGGCGACGTGCTGCTGCTGTACACGGACGGCGTGGTCGAGCGGCGCGGCCAGGACATCGAGGTGGGCATCGACCAGCTCACGGCCTCGCTCGCCGACTGCCGGGGCGTCTCGCCGCGGAGCGTAGTCGACCGGCTGGCCGAGGAGTACGTGCGCTCCGCGCACGACGACGACGCCTGCCTGCTGGCGGTGCGCTTCGACTGA
- a CDS encoding TetR/AcrR family transcriptional regulator, with amino-acid sequence MTERKPTLRDQQRAATRRVIQAHAVRLFTDRGYDTVTVAEVAEAAGVSAMTVYRHFPTKEDLVLVDRPALLVAEKVAASPPDLPVVRRVAGALVEAAGVLTGGGEEGGRAPDERFLLDCLRLMIATPALRARHLDSQYALQQAVVEALGHDAADQDAAFGARAATGACLAAMHTALTQWAEDDGRTALPALIARALTASFGDVLAGGPGEGGPAAPPGTG; translated from the coding sequence ATGACGGAGCGAAAGCCGACCCTGAGGGACCAGCAGCGGGCCGCGACCCGGCGCGTGATCCAGGCGCACGCGGTGCGGCTGTTCACCGACCGCGGCTACGACACGGTGACGGTGGCCGAGGTGGCCGAGGCCGCCGGCGTCTCGGCGATGACGGTGTACCGGCACTTCCCCACCAAGGAGGACCTCGTCCTCGTCGACCGGCCCGCCCTGCTCGTCGCCGAGAAGGTCGCCGCGTCGCCCCCGGACCTGCCCGTGGTCCGCCGTGTCGCCGGCGCGCTCGTCGAGGCGGCCGGCGTGCTGACCGGCGGCGGCGAGGAGGGCGGACGGGCGCCGGACGAGCGGTTCCTGCTGGACTGCCTCCGGCTGATGATCGCCACACCGGCGCTGCGGGCCCGGCACCTGGACAGCCAGTACGCGCTCCAGCAGGCCGTCGTCGAAGCCCTCGGCCACGACGCCGCCGACCAGGACGCCGCCTTCGGAGCCCGGGCGGCGACGGGGGCCTGCCTGGCCGCGATGCACACGGCGCTGACGCAGTGGGCCGAGGACGACGGACGGACCGCGCTGCCCGCCCTGATCGCGCGGGCGCTCACGGCGTCCTTCGGGGACGTCCTCGCCGGCGGTCCGGGCGAAGGCGGCCCCGCCGCACCGCCGGGCACGGGGTGA
- a CDS encoding SDR family oxidoreductase: MDGVGGVNGRTGRTALVTGASRGIGRAIAARLAADGAEVVVHYGSDAAGAAGTVEAIERAGGTAHAVRAELGVDGDAETLLAGVAERLSGRPLDILVNNAAAAPAGPLGTTSRAEFDRLFAVNVRAPYFIVEQALPLLPDGGRIITISSVATRMANPAQTSFAMTKAAVETMSRTLANQLGARGITVNAVAPGATRTEANGDVFEVPGLAARITGATALDRLGSADDVADVVAFLASDAARWITGQVVDASGGLFLGPRS; encoded by the coding sequence ATGGATGGGGTGGGCGGCGTGAACGGTCGAACCGGCAGGACGGCACTGGTGACGGGTGCGTCACGGGGCATCGGGCGGGCGATCGCGGCCCGGCTCGCGGCGGACGGGGCCGAGGTCGTGGTGCACTACGGCTCGGACGCGGCAGGGGCGGCGGGGACGGTGGAGGCGATAGAGCGGGCGGGCGGCACCGCCCACGCCGTCCGGGCGGAACTGGGAGTGGACGGGGACGCCGAGACGCTTCTCGCGGGTGTCGCGGAGCGCCTGTCCGGCAGGCCGCTCGACATCCTCGTCAACAACGCGGCCGCCGCGCCGGCGGGCCCGCTCGGCACGACGAGCCGGGCCGAGTTCGACCGCCTGTTCGCGGTCAACGTGCGGGCGCCGTACTTCATCGTCGAGCAGGCACTGCCCCTGCTGCCCGACGGCGGCCGGATCATCACGATCTCCTCGGTGGCGACCCGGATGGCCAACCCGGCCCAGACGTCCTTCGCCATGACGAAGGCCGCCGTCGAGACGATGAGCAGGACCCTCGCCAACCAGCTCGGGGCCAGGGGGATCACGGTGAACGCCGTCGCCCCCGGAGCCACCAGGACGGAGGCCAACGGGGACGTCTTCGAGGTGCCGGGCCTCGCCGCACGGATCACCGGCGCGACGGCGCTCGACCGGCTGGGCTCGGCCGACGACGTCGCCGACGTGGTCGCCTTCCTCGCCTCCGACGCCGCCCGCTGGATCACCGGTCAGGTCGTCGACGCGAGCGGCGGCCTCTTCCTCGGCCCGCGCTCCTGA
- a CDS encoding IclR family transcriptional regulator — MGRLVPAVTRAFDILELFLDGDGTLSAPDIVRRLQLPRTTVHELLTTLAARSYIVPVEGRQGRYRLGVRTYQLGSRYAEQLDLAREGQEVARTVADTCGETVHLAVLDGVDVLYIAKADSTHAVRMVSAAGRSLPAHCTAVGKMLLASLPEAELDARIPEGGELVGMTPNSITDPVRLRAELAGIRAAGTALESMESNADVSCVAAPVRDRAGRVVAALSVSVPMIRWSDGRRAELAELAAKGAAELSGRLGFRGAV; from the coding sequence ATGGGACGTCTCGTCCCCGCGGTGACCCGGGCCTTCGACATCCTGGAGCTCTTCCTGGACGGCGACGGCACGCTCAGCGCGCCCGACATCGTCCGCAGGCTGCAACTGCCCCGCACCACCGTCCACGAGCTGCTGACCACCCTCGCCGCCCGTTCCTACATCGTCCCGGTGGAGGGCCGCCAGGGCCGGTACCGCCTCGGTGTGCGCACCTATCAGCTCGGCAGCCGCTACGCGGAGCAGCTCGACCTCGCGCGGGAGGGCCAGGAGGTCGCCCGGACGGTCGCCGACACCTGCGGCGAGACGGTCCATCTCGCCGTGCTCGACGGTGTGGACGTCCTGTACATCGCCAAGGCCGACTCCACCCACGCCGTGCGCATGGTGTCCGCCGCCGGGCGCAGCCTGCCGGCGCACTGCACCGCCGTGGGCAAGATGCTGCTGGCCTCCCTGCCGGAGGCCGAACTCGACGCCCGGATCCCCGAGGGCGGTGAACTCGTGGGCATGACGCCCAACAGCATCACCGACCCCGTCCGGCTGCGGGCCGAGCTCGCGGGCATCAGGGCCGCCGGCACGGCGCTGGAGAGCATGGAGTCCAACGCCGACGTGAGCTGTGTCGCGGCGCCCGTGCGCGACCGCGCGGGGCGGGTCGTCGCCGCGCTGTCCGTCTCGGTGCCGATGATCCGCTGGAGCGACGGACGGCGCGCCGAGCTCGCGGAACTGGCGGCCAAGGGCGCCGCCGAGCTGTCCGGCCGGCTCGGCTTCCGGGGGGCGGTGTGA
- a CDS encoding SMP-30/gluconolactonase/LRE family protein: protein MRTPVEVAVRDDAALGEGPTWDAAARRLIWVDILRSRVHTWDPAAGRRTVTATGQHVGAAKPRAGGGLVVNLRDGVGLYGPDGSFGWLHREPVPGRRGNDAAIAPDGSLWAGTMRYDEAPGGGTLTRYAADGAATPLLPSVAVSNGTGWSPDGRLVYYIDTPTRRIDVVDLASDVPFPEARRPLAVVEDGAGWPDGLAVDADGCVWVALWGGGAIRRYTPDGRLDRVLELPVLRPTACAFGGADLTDLYITSARTGLDAPHPLSGSLLVLPGAGRGLEQPAFAG from the coding sequence GTGAGGACGCCGGTCGAGGTGGCGGTCCGCGACGACGCGGCGCTGGGGGAGGGGCCGACCTGGGACGCGGCGGCGCGCCGGCTGATATGGGTGGACATCCTGCGCTCCCGGGTCCACACCTGGGATCCGGCGGCCGGGCGGCGCACGGTGACCGCCACCGGGCAGCACGTCGGCGCGGCGAAGCCCCGGGCGGGCGGCGGGCTGGTGGTCAACCTCCGTGACGGCGTGGGGCTCTACGGCCCCGACGGCTCCTTCGGCTGGCTGCACCGCGAGCCGGTCCCCGGGCGGCGCGGCAACGACGCCGCGATCGCCCCCGACGGGTCCCTGTGGGCCGGCACCATGCGCTACGACGAGGCGCCCGGCGGCGGCACGCTCACCCGGTACGCCGCGGACGGCGCCGCGACGCCGCTGCTGCCGTCCGTCGCGGTCAGCAACGGCACGGGCTGGAGCCCCGACGGCCGCCTTGTGTACTACATCGACACCCCGACGCGGCGGATAGACGTCGTCGACCTGGCGTCGGACGTGCCGTTCCCCGAGGCCCGCCGCCCGCTGGCGGTCGTCGAGGACGGTGCCGGCTGGCCCGACGGGCTCGCCGTGGACGCGGACGGCTGTGTGTGGGTGGCCCTGTGGGGCGGCGGCGCGATCCGCCGTTACACGCCCGACGGCCGGCTGGACCGGGTCCTGGAGCTGCCGGTGCTCAGGCCCACCGCGTGCGCCTTCGGCGGCGCGGACCTGACGGACCTCTACATCACCTCGGCCCGCACCGGGCTGGACGCGCCCCATCCGCTCTCCGGCTCCCTGCTGGTGCTCCCCGGCGCGGGCCGCGGGCTGGAACAGCCCGCCTTCGCCGGCTGA